Proteins encoded within one genomic window of Aerococcus viridans:
- a CDS encoding SEFIR domain-containing protein: MVQEVDYVPKVFISYAWTSEEYTENVVSLAERLVHDGIDVVLDKWDLKEGQDKYKFMEQSVQNSEIKKVLILCNSVYRERADNRTGGVGDETLIITPEIYSSSNQTKFIPVIFDNTDNKSVIPTYLNSRIYIDLSNMNNQRDYEKNYEKLVRNIWNKPEFEKPKLGAMPKWLDSNEKNQSLLQTYVRNYQNESSLSKKKIFENDIFEEFIERIREHDLELPIKGDTILEKISLFLPYRNLMLDFLEIKIIEDESNLGDWLVHFAEKLYNRLKGESTSWRIYSIDEPKHFLIWELFICIIALLNEHHKYEALFTMTTASYYLKVGNTIDAKTFTYLRPYFEELDRLSADKSSEYYRKISVPGAILNSREKIPSLTSFQIAEADEMLTQLSVLFNQSGDHSHWFSYCYVYSKGTPIWKRLVSRSFCDLLMFYMECSTYEELKESISTREMDKDFNLRESFKSVRNPIQYTPIDMIATRR; this comes from the coding sequence TTGGTTCAAGAAGTTGATTACGTCCCTAAAGTGTTTATTTCATATGCCTGGACAAGTGAAGAATACACGGAAAATGTTGTCTCACTTGCTGAAAGATTAGTGCATGATGGGATAGACGTTGTCTTAGATAAATGGGACTTAAAAGAAGGACAAGATAAGTATAAATTTATGGAACAATCAGTGCAAAATTCTGAAATAAAAAAGGTATTAATTTTATGTAATTCAGTTTATCGTGAACGGGCGGATAATAGAACTGGAGGTGTAGGTGATGAAACCCTAATTATTACACCTGAAATTTATAGTAGTTCCAACCAAACTAAATTTATCCCTGTTATTTTTGATAACACTGATAATAAATCAGTTATACCTACTTATCTTAATTCAAGAATATATATTGACTTAAGTAATATGAATAATCAAAGAGACTATGAAAAAAATTATGAGAAGCTAGTCCGTAATATTTGGAATAAACCAGAGTTTGAAAAGCCTAAACTGGGAGCTATGCCAAAATGGTTAGATTCAAATGAAAAAAATCAATCATTATTACAAACTTATGTTAGAAATTATCAAAATGAATCATCATTATCAAAAAAAAAGATTTTTGAAAATGATATTTTTGAAGAATTTATTGAACGAATTCGAGAACATGATCTAGAGTTACCTATTAAAGGAGACACTATTTTAGAAAAAATTAGTTTATTCTTACCCTACCGTAATCTAATGTTAGATTTTTTAGAAATAAAGATAATAGAAGATGAGTCAAATTTAGGAGATTGGTTAGTTCATTTTGCTGAAAAATTATATAATAGACTAAAAGGGGAAAGTACTAGTTGGAGAATATATAGTATTGATGAGCCAAAACATTTTTTAATTTGGGAATTATTTATATGTATTATTGCGTTATTAAATGAACATCATAAATATGAGGCTCTTTTTACAATGACGACAGCTTCTTATTATTTAAAAGTAGGCAATACAATTGATGCAAAAACATTTACTTACTTACGCCCGTACTTTGAAGAATTAGATAGATTATCTGCTGATAAATCTTCGGAGTACTATAGAAAAATTAGCGTTCCTGGAGCAATTCTTAATTCAAGGGAAAAGATACCATCTTTGACTTCTTTTCAAATTGCGGAAGCAGATGAAATGTTAACTCAGTTATCCGTTTTGTTTAATCAATCCGGAGATCATAGCCATTGGTTTTCATACTGCTATGTTTACTCTAAAGGGACGCCTATTTGGAAAAGATTAGTTTCGAGATCTTTTTGTGACTTATTGATGTTCTACATGGAATGTTCAACGTATGAAGAATTAAAGGAATCAATTTCAACTAGAGAGATGGACAAGGACTTTAACTTACGTGAGAGCTTTAAGTCAGTAAGAAATCCTATACAGTATACTCCTATTGATATGATTGCCACGAGAAGATAG
- a CDS encoding TetR/AcrR family transcriptional regulator — MNSEKFQDRNNNILLTAEKIINEKGYFKFRMEDVSDTLQIAKGTLYNHYKSKELLLFDLVYPKLNNLLDELININSLPICFEQKFQTTIETMIYSQYHQFLLFSYSDVATLFQDENQILMVNIQNQLINEFNKLIQSGFEEGKISDEFSEDFLSHQLLSVLNPLLHSLLVSDSNKMQLDEFIHQTSLILLKGMGV; from the coding sequence TTGAATAGCGAAAAGTTTCAAGATAGAAATAATAATATATTGTTAACAGCTGAAAAGATTATTAACGAAAAAGGTTATTTTAAATTTCGAATGGAGGATGTTTCAGATACTTTACAAATAGCAAAGGGAACTTTATATAATCATTATAAATCCAAAGAATTGCTATTATTTGATTTAGTATATCCGAAATTAAATAACTTATTAGACGAATTAATTAATATAAATAGTTTACCAATTTGTTTTGAACAAAAGTTTCAAACTACAATTGAAACAATGATTTACAGTCAGTATCATCAATTCTTATTGTTTTCGTACTCTGATGTAGCAACGCTATTTCAAGATGAAAATCAAATATTAATGGTGAATATTCAAAATCAATTAATTAATGAATTTAATAAGCTAATTCAAAGTGGATTCGAAGAAGGTAAAATATCAGATGAATTTTCAGAAGATTTTCTGAGTCATCAATTACTAAGTGTGTTAAATCCTTTGTTACATAGTTTACTAGTTAGTGATTCGAATAAGATGCAGCTTGATGAATTTATTCATCAAACAAGCTTAATATTATTGAAAGGTATGGGGGTATAA
- a CDS encoding cytidine deaminase family protein — MENDELYQIALETIASQILKKYGKAGHVACALETSDGNIYTGICIDVPCSIGLCAEQSAIAEMLKHRETKIKKIVAVFEDGAVIAPCGRCREFIAQIDKENMNTEVVLDGNSNKKLSKLLPDRWDKKWD; from the coding sequence ATGGAAAATGATGAATTGTACCAAATAGCACTTGAAACAATAGCCTCACAAATATTAAAAAAATATGGTAAAGCAGGTCATGTAGCATGTGCTTTAGAAACATCAGATGGAAACATTTATACAGGAATTTGTATCGATGTGCCTTGTTCTATCGGTTTATGTGCAGAACAGTCTGCAATAGCTGAAATGCTTAAACATAGAGAAACTAAGATTAAAAAAATTGTTGCTGTTTTTGAGGATGGAGCAGTTATTGCACCTTGTGGAAGATGTAGGGAATTCATCGCGCAAATTGATAAAGAGAATATGAATACAGAAGTAGTATTAGATGGGAATAGCAATAAAAAATTAAGCAAACTATTGCCAGATCGGTGGGATAAAAAATGGGACTAA
- a CDS encoding IS1380 family transposase — MISLHKNQVKFNSNIIISHTGGRLSSDSGLVLVKEVMDTFKFSDLAKSLLDIKDNRAYYTHDNLAILEQLIMQLIAGYSADSSANLLRQDPVFQMVLGRKQLASQSSISRFLDRFTTENVGQLQSLNQSLIDKARLIRNDTELIIDLDSTHSDTFGHQELTDYNAHYQTYGYHPLVAFDGLTGDFLKAELRSGNQYTSKGVKAFIDPLLHHYNESIPNTDILVRGDSGFATPEVYESCEENESQYVIRLKNNRRLSQLAEQSVLYGDNQKWEDREVQYFSMPYQAQSWSKPRRVCIRSIREAGELLFQHAFIVTNLSDNVSPEVIFSLYGKRGTMENFIKEAKGGFYFDKTDSPRFLENYVRMMISLLAYNLINCLKTIGFDKKNQGMTIHSIRLTFLKVAGKLVQTGRRAYLKLSSYHVYQTEFYRVFERLRRSSQWI; from the coding sequence ATGATTAGCTTACACAAAAACCAGGTAAAATTCAATTCAAACATCATCATTTCGCATACAGGTGGTCGCTTATCGAGTGATTCGGGTTTAGTCTTAGTTAAAGAAGTAATGGATACCTTCAAGTTTTCTGATTTGGCAAAATCACTTCTGGACATTAAAGATAACCGTGCTTACTACACGCATGATAATTTAGCGATATTAGAACAGCTCATTATGCAATTGATTGCTGGTTATTCGGCAGACTCGTCGGCTAATCTGTTACGACAGGATCCAGTCTTTCAAATGGTGTTAGGCAGAAAACAATTAGCCTCACAATCGTCAATTTCACGGTTTCTGGATCGTTTCACCACGGAAAATGTGGGTCAATTACAATCATTAAATCAGTCACTCATTGATAAAGCGCGTTTGATTCGCAATGACACCGAGTTAATCATTGATCTCGATTCCACTCATTCAGATACCTTTGGCCATCAAGAACTAACAGATTATAATGCACATTATCAAACCTACGGTTACCACCCATTAGTTGCCTTTGACGGACTGACTGGAGATTTCTTAAAAGCTGAACTGCGTTCAGGTAATCAGTACACATCTAAAGGGGTGAAAGCCTTTATCGACCCATTGTTACACCACTACAATGAATCGATACCGAATACTGACATATTGGTTCGTGGGGACAGCGGCTTCGCAACACCAGAGGTGTATGAGTCTTGTGAAGAAAATGAAAGTCAGTATGTGATCCGATTAAAGAACAATCGGAGGTTAAGTCAATTAGCTGAGCAATCCGTTCTTTACGGGGATAACCAAAAATGGGAAGATCGGGAAGTTCAGTATTTTTCAATGCCTTATCAAGCACAATCATGGTCGAAACCCCGTCGTGTCTGTATTCGATCAATCCGTGAAGCAGGAGAACTCCTCTTTCAACACGCATTCATTGTGACTAATCTATCCGATAATGTCTCACCTGAAGTCATATTCTCTCTTTACGGCAAGCGAGGGACAATGGAGAATTTCATCAAAGAAGCGAAAGGTGGCTTTTATTTCGATAAAACAGATAGTCCACGCTTCTTAGAAAATTATGTCAGAATGATGATTAGTCTGCTTGCATACAACCTCATCAACTGTCTAAAGACTATCGGCTTTGATAAAAAGAACCAAGGGATGACTATTCATTCCATCCGACTAACATTCCTTAAAGTCGCTGGCAAACTTGTGCAAACAGGCAGACGAGCCTATCTAAAATTGTCGAGTTATCATGTGTATCAAACTGAATTCTATAGGGTCTTCGAGCGCCTACGGCGATCCAGTCAATGGATTTAA
- a CDS encoding MBL fold metallo-hydrolase, translating to MPHESINDRPMLAYIFGEKFSVMVDAGNSKRHIETMYKELASMNLPLPQYTIITHWHWDHTLGLNDIYGQSIVHKLTNKILREEIEKYNNEDYINQIKLINPCFNYEYEGIKTVFLKIGDIEFEGELTINIGNDILHIKHIESPHTIDSVIINLEKNKILFLGDATSEDYENNGYLDKGKLGKLINEIEISNCKYCMLGHAEPLLKKDLLQYLYSLL from the coding sequence TTGCCACACGAAAGTATTAATGATCGTCCAATGTTAGCTTATATTTTTGGAGAAAAATTTTCAGTTATGGTTGATGCTGGAAATTCAAAAAGACATATTGAAACAATGTATAAAGAATTAGCATCTATGAATTTACCTTTGCCACAATATACAATTATTACACATTGGCACTGGGATCATACTTTAGGGTTGAATGATATTTATGGCCAGTCGATTGTACACAAGTTGACTAATAAAATATTGAGGGAAGAAATAGAAAAATATAATAATGAAGATTATATTAATCAAATTAAGTTAATTAATCCATGTTTTAATTATGAATACGAAGGAATAAAAACAGTATTTTTGAAGATAGGGGATATTGAATTTGAAGGTGAATTGACGATTAATATAGGTAACGATATTCTCCATATTAAACATATAGAATCACCACATACAATTGATAGTGTTATTATTAATTTAGAAAAAAATAAGATATTATTTTTAGGTGATGCCACAAGTGAAGATTATGAAAATAATGGTTATCTAGATAAAGGGAAACTTGGTAAACTGATTAATGAAATAGAGATTAGTAATTGTAAGTATTGTATGCTTGGACATGCGGAACCATTGTTAAAGAAAGACTTGTTGCAATATTTATACAGTTTATTATAA
- a CDS encoding tyrosine-type recombinase/integrase, translated as MELVALDILGKDPYMIIITETIINRQIGYQMLNDETNENTLISYTSHNVNLDGQTYLIMYNKDMEIIPDAFNFLNFHLSDKSYNTRHKSALALKLLHSYEEIFGKMLQELDKNELRNLKLFIKGMSISGRELRLESDTIRSNATTNSYLGIYRQYLSYLGEENAWLSEKTSNSFYYNTPGEPSYSMESYKANEKTGKSGELKRYISVEEFKRIIKTIRSNYTLREELIVRLMYESGLRIGEVLGLAFEDLTVIEEKENIIPVGFIRNRYTDKPFQLAKTCLSINNKEQYKQREYITKGLGFQTFVVPSDLFDSIDIYINNSHNIAKEKYEANYNFDNRADSVTEEFDDEANYYIFINSYGRPLSQASWNKILRDILQKSNISIDKGSRKNNLNHKFRHGFAMFNVQYLKCSELELMNRMRHSSIDSITSYFNPTLQDQLQIKTEYVDSLYKEFEELHLGGNWY; from the coding sequence TTGGAACTAGTAGCTTTAGATATTTTAGGGAAGGACCCATATATGATCATTATCACTGAGACAATTATTAATAGACAAATAGGCTATCAGATGTTGAATGACGAAACGAATGAAAATACCTTGATTAGTTATACTTCACATAATGTTAATCTAGATGGTCAAACATACCTCATTATGTACAACAAAGATATGGAGATAATCCCTGACGCATTTAATTTTCTAAATTTCCACTTATCGGACAAATCTTATAATACTCGACACAAATCAGCTTTAGCTCTGAAACTACTTCATAGTTACGAAGAAATTTTTGGAAAAATGCTGCAAGAATTAGATAAAAATGAACTTAGAAATTTGAAATTATTTATAAAAGGTATGAGTATATCTGGCAGAGAGCTCAGATTAGAAAGTGATACCATTAGGAGCAATGCAACAACAAATTCATATCTAGGTATTTATCGGCAGTATTTAAGTTACTTAGGAGAAGAGAATGCCTGGCTATCAGAAAAAACAAGTAATTCATTCTACTATAATACTCCCGGTGAACCTAGCTATTCTATGGAGAGCTATAAAGCTAATGAAAAAACAGGAAAAAGTGGTGAGTTAAAAAGATACATCTCAGTAGAAGAGTTCAAGCGAATCATTAAGACAATTAGATCAAATTATACTCTTAGAGAAGAATTGATTGTTCGGTTGATGTATGAGTCAGGATTGAGGATTGGAGAAGTTCTTGGCCTAGCATTTGAAGATTTGACCGTAATAGAAGAGAAGGAAAATATTATTCCTGTGGGGTTTATACGTAATCGTTATACAGATAAACCATTTCAACTAGCAAAAACCTGTCTGAGTATAAACAATAAAGAGCAGTATAAGCAACGTGAATACATTACTAAAGGATTAGGTTTTCAAACATTTGTAGTTCCTTCAGATTTGTTTGACTCAATTGATATATATATAAACAACTCACATAATATTGCCAAAGAAAAGTATGAAGCTAATTATAATTTCGATAATCGAGCAGATTCAGTGACCGAAGAATTTGATGATGAAGCCAATTACTATATATTCATAAATTCATATGGGAGACCGCTTAGTCAGGCATCATGGAACAAAATTTTGCGAGATATTCTTCAAAAATCTAATATTTCTATCGATAAAGGATCTAGGAAGAATAATTTAAATCATAAATTTCGACACGGATTTGCTATGTTTAATGTTCAATATTTGAAATGCAGTGAGCTAGAATTAATGAACAGAATGAGACACTCAAGCATCGATTCCATAACAAGCTATTTTAATCCAACTCTTCAAGACCAACTACAAATTAAAACAGAATATGTTGATAGCTTATATAAAGAATTTGAAGAATTACATTTGGGAGGTAACTGGTATTGA
- a CDS encoding tyrosine-type recombinase/integrase — MIEQEKLVEDPLLWEYIQGFYTIESETNGVYQMTYKLKNYIIPLFKEVKCTQITLKWLIDVENKGLISSRGRSTIARFIGYLTMNDLIRKSELKRIYECRSAFYERVMEGDFGRLLTIAPSVYKEFKANNDLSNRNLVRLLLVHVPETTSESLNKYINRYIEHIKLLSDTSSNGSFRLREIAKIGKIVEGLLLQNDISKITSSEIVKFLKSPEYQNITNNTFVDFFIGLVDEGLIKDLSLCHFFKELKKDSEVYRLTCFKTEKFIDCLSTVEPYSIFFITKTYQNKKLYVVTNKNKELRPVIIEYIDDLNYNNNEINMFLKYFDDSLGTEEVNRLSDLTYKIFNIQIEYFMNTFNDAIYLTYLIDFYQFLMNRKVNVLQDISMKRFLKRTGLAQDLFAGFEVIPYQSFENVPDNDKWLLIYTESQCTNDGISTTMSSKLDFSTVADEKLKYAMKHYIWYQGAAINTKIKNMRRITAFIGFLHSYSRENISHISSAKTATSVVNLNKIIAYKGIVIGKYNESKSIFNQLYAVRNFLNHACDYKLLEIENGYEYFLQSRLDSNHNDSNPITDEHFTVIFEHMKLKAQEKDINELYLIVYYLLSVTEIRPSNIVSLRVDCVKEIGHEQFAIFTETKTSNKQQVLIPIVSETKKLLDEVIRITEPVRQQSSNKDNDKYLFLIASPFRRSSGVMRLEQFNEYLVSICEELNIQRYTASNLRDRYMTKTDDFIIKNSYSELQQKVLTGHSSSNTTNTYYVGRDVKDSLSAVNGIIIGEDKSLSMEKSTSDVGVKVPINKLLFDDEFITTPDFIPYYKYHLDEIINEIELSNNIDKIAELMTYKALLEGYLEKLYEKDTRIE, encoded by the coding sequence TTGATAGAACAAGAAAAATTGGTTGAAGATCCATTACTTTGGGAATATATTCAGGGCTTTTATACGATAGAAAGTGAAACAAATGGTGTTTATCAGATGACTTATAAGCTTAAAAATTATATTATTCCGTTATTTAAAGAAGTTAAATGTACACAAATCACGCTAAAATGGTTAATTGATGTTGAAAATAAAGGATTAATTAGTTCAAGAGGCAGGTCTACAATTGCAAGATTTATAGGTTATCTAACTATGAATGACCTTATCCGAAAGTCTGAATTAAAAAGAATTTATGAGTGTCGCTCAGCTTTTTACGAACGGGTAATGGAAGGTGATTTTGGGCGATTACTTACCATTGCACCTTCGGTTTACAAAGAATTCAAAGCGAATAATGATTTATCAAATAGAAATTTAGTTAGGTTGCTATTGGTGCACGTTCCTGAAACGACTTCAGAATCGCTGAATAAGTATATTAATAGATATATTGAACATATAAAATTATTATCGGATACTTCTTCAAATGGAAGTTTTAGATTAAGGGAAATTGCTAAAATAGGAAAAATCGTGGAAGGTCTATTATTACAAAATGATATAAGTAAAATAACTTCTAGCGAGATTGTAAAATTCCTTAAATCACCAGAATATCAAAATATTACAAATAATACTTTTGTTGATTTTTTTATTGGATTGGTTGATGAAGGATTAATAAAAGACTTATCTCTTTGTCATTTCTTTAAGGAATTAAAGAAAGACTCAGAAGTTTATCGCTTAACATGTTTCAAAACTGAGAAATTTATCGACTGCTTATCAACCGTGGAGCCATACTCAATATTCTTTATTACTAAAACATACCAAAATAAAAAATTGTATGTTGTAACTAATAAAAATAAAGAATTAAGACCAGTAATAATAGAATATATAGATGATTTAAATTACAACAATAATGAAATAAATATGTTTTTGAAATATTTTGATGATTCATTGGGTACTGAAGAAGTAAATCGATTAAGCGACTTAACTTATAAAATATTCAATATACAAATTGAATATTTTATGAATACTTTTAATGACGCGATTTATCTGACTTATTTAATTGATTTCTATCAATTTTTAATGAACAGAAAAGTTAATGTATTGCAGGATATTTCTATGAAAAGATTCCTAAAAAGAACAGGTTTAGCTCAAGATTTATTTGCAGGGTTTGAAGTTATACCATACCAATCGTTTGAAAATGTTCCTGACAATGATAAATGGCTACTAATATATACAGAGTCCCAGTGTACTAATGATGGAATAAGTACTACTATGTCATCAAAATTAGATTTTTCTACCGTTGCAGATGAAAAGTTAAAATATGCAATGAAGCATTATATATGGTACCAAGGAGCTGCTATTAACACAAAGATTAAAAATATGAGGCGTATTACTGCATTTATTGGTTTTCTGCATAGTTACTCTAGGGAGAATATCTCTCATATAAGCTCAGCTAAAACGGCAACCAGTGTAGTTAATTTAAATAAAATAATTGCGTATAAAGGAATTGTTATCGGTAAATATAATGAAAGTAAATCAATTTTTAATCAATTATATGCAGTGAGAAATTTTTTAAATCATGCTTGTGACTATAAGTTGCTAGAAATAGAAAACGGATATGAGTACTTTCTACAATCAAGACTTGACAGTAATCATAACGATTCGAATCCTATAACAGATGAACATTTTACTGTAATATTTGAACATATGAAATTAAAGGCACAAGAAAAAGATATTAATGAACTATACTTAATAGTCTATTATTTATTAAGTGTCACTGAGATTCGTCCAAGTAACATTGTTTCTCTCAGGGTTGATTGTGTAAAGGAAATTGGTCATGAGCAATTCGCAATATTTACAGAAACAAAAACGTCTAATAAACAGCAGGTACTGATCCCCATAGTGAGTGAGACAAAAAAACTTTTAGATGAAGTAATACGGATAACAGAGCCTGTTCGTCAGCAAAGCAGTAATAAAGACAACGACAAATATCTATTTTTAATAGCATCACCATTTCGCCGTAGCAGTGGTGTAATGAGACTTGAGCAATTCAATGAATATTTAGTTTCTATTTGTGAGGAATTAAATATTCAGAGGTACACAGCTAGCAATTTAAGAGATCGCTATATGACTAAAACAGATGATTTTATAATTAAAAATAGTTATTCTGAGTTACAACAAAAAGTTCTTACAGGGCATAGTTCTTCAAATACTACAAATACTTACTATGTCGGTAGAGATGTTAAAGATAGTTTATCTGCTGTAAATGGGATAATCATTGGCGAGGATAAATCTTTATCTATGGAAAAAAGCACATCTGATGTAGGTGTGAAGGTACCGATTAATAAATTATTATTTGATGACGAATTTATCACAACACCTGATTTCATTCCTTATTATAAATATCATCTTGATGAGATAATTAATGAAATTGAATTGTCTAATAATATTGATAAAATTGCTGAATTAATGACTTATAAAGCTCTATTAGAGGGCTATTTAGAGAAGTTATACGAAAAAGACACAAGAATTGAATAG
- a CDS encoding IS256 family transposase has translation MTQVHFTLKSEEIQSIIEYSVKDDVSKNILTTVFNQLMENQRTEYIQAKEYERTENRQSQRNGYYERSFTTRVGTLELKVPRTRDGHFLPTVFERYQRNEKALMASMLEMYVSGVSTRKVSKIVEELCGKSVSKSFVSSLTEQLEPMVNEWQNRLLSEKNYPYLMTDVLYIKVREENRVLSKSCHIAIGITKDGDREIIGFMIQSGESEETWTTFFEYLKERGLQGTELVISDAHKGLVSAIRKSFTNVSWQRCQVHFLRNIFTTIPKKNSKSFREAVKGIFKFTDINLAREAKNRLIHDYIDQPKYSKACASLDDGFEDAFQYTVQGNSHNRLKSTNLIERLNQEVRRREKIIRIFPNQTSANRLIGAVLMDLHDEWIYSSRKYINFDK, from the coding sequence ATGACCCAAGTACATTTTACACTGAAAAGCGAAGAGATTCAAAGCATTATTGAATATTCTGTAAAGGATGACGTTTCTAAAAATATTTTAACAACGGTATTTAATCAACTAATGGAAAATCAACGAACAGAATATATTCAAGCAAAAGAATATGAACGAACAGAAAACCGACAAAGTCAACGAAATGGCTATTATGAGCGCAGCTTTACGACACGTGTAGGCACGCTAGAATTAAAAGTACCCAGAACACGTGATGGTCATTTTTTACCCACAGTGTTTGAACGTTATCAACGAAACGAAAAAGCCCTCATGGCTTCAATGTTGGAAATGTATGTATCAGGCGTTTCAACTCGTAAAGTATCAAAAATTGTGGAAGAACTTTGTGGTAAATCCGTCTCTAAGTCCTTCGTTTCTAGCTTAACAGAACAGCTAGAACCTATGGTTAACGAGTGGCAGAATCGTTTATTATCAGAAAAAAATTATCCTTACTTAATGACCGATGTACTCTATATAAAAGTACGAGAAGAAAATCGAGTACTCTCAAAAAGCTGTCATATAGCGATTGGAATAACCAAAGATGGCGACCGTGAAATTATCGGCTTCATGATTCAAAGTGGCGAAAGCGAAGAGACCTGGACAACATTTTTTGAATACCTAAAAGAACGCGGTTTACAAGGTACGGAACTCGTTATTTCTGATGCGCACAAAGGATTAGTCTCTGCCATTAGAAAATCCTTCACCAACGTAAGTTGGCAAAGATGCCAAGTTCACTTCCTAAGAAATATCTTTACCACCATTCCTAAAAAAAATTCAAAATCTTTCAGAGAAGCTGTTAAAGGAATTTTTAAGTTCACAGATATTAACTTAGCGCGTGAGGCTAAAAATCGATTGATTCATGATTATATCGATCAACCAAAATATTCAAAAGCTTGCGCATCATTGGATGATGGATTCGAAGACGCCTTTCAATATACCGTACAAGGAAATTCCCACAATCGACTAAAGAGTACCAATCTAATTGAACGACTGAATCAAGAAGTACGCAGAAGAGAAAAGATTATTCGCATCTTCCCCAATCAAACATCAGCCAATCGCTTAATTGGAGCCGTTCTTATGGACCTGCATGATGAATGGATTTATTCTTCAAGAAAATACATCAATTTTGATAAGTAA
- a CDS encoding restriction endonuclease subunit S encodes MGINKDSQKAPNLRFKGFTDDWEQRRLENVVEINPSSNLPNSFHYVDLESVKGTELIYSRIEYRDTAPSRAKRLARNGDVFFQLVRPYQKNNYLFNLEGKNYVFSTGYAQMRPSISSEYLINYLTTDKFIFQVLNRSTGSSYPAINSTDLIKIKIAIPQNELESFKIGRILELINQTITLHQRKLDQLNQLKESLLQQMFPGKGETVPKLRFAGFEGEWEERKLGDILSERNDQIPETNEYPLMSFVQGKGVTPKGERYNRSFLVKDSEKKYKKTELGDFIYSSNNLETGSIGFNKTGKAVISPVYCIFNSKKAKDSQFIGILSARKEFISEMVRFRQGVVYGQWRIHESDFLNINIRIPNDKEKQLIIYLFENIDNTLVLYQRKLDQLKNMKQILLQNMFI; translated from the coding sequence ATGGGTATAAACAAAGACTCACAAAAAGCCCCAAATCTTCGGTTTAAAGGTTTTACTGATGATTGGGAACAACGTAGGTTGGAGAATGTTGTGGAAATTAATCCTAGTTCTAACTTACCTAATAGTTTTCACTATGTCGATTTGGAAAGTGTCAAAGGGACAGAATTAATATATAGTCGAATTGAATACCGTGATACTGCTCCTTCTAGAGCAAAAAGATTAGCAAGAAATGGGGACGTTTTTTTTCAATTAGTAAGACCTTATCAAAAAAATAATTATTTATTTAATTTAGAAGGAAAAAATTATGTTTTTTCTACGGGGTACGCTCAAATGCGACCTTCGATTAGTAGTGAATATCTGATAAATTATCTAACAACAGATAAATTTATTTTTCAAGTTCTAAATCGAAGCACAGGCTCAAGTTACCCCGCTATAAATTCTACTGATTTGATAAAAATCAAAATTGCAATACCTCAGAATGAGTTAGAGTCATTTAAAATTGGAAGGATACTAGAATTAATAAATCAGACTATCACTCTTCATCAACGTAAGTTAGACCAATTAAACCAACTAAAAGAATCGTTGTTACAGCAAATGTTCCCTGGTAAAGGCGAAACGGTGCCGAAATTACGGTTTGCTGGGTTTGAAGGCGAGTGGGAAGAGCGGAAGTTGGGCGACATTTTATCTGAACGCAATGATCAGATACCAGAAACTAATGAGTATCCTCTTATGTCATTCGTGCAAGGTAAAGGCGTCACTCCAAAAGGAGAGCGATATAATCGTAGCTTTTTAGTTAAAGATTCGGAAAAAAAGTATAAAAAAACTGAATTAGGTGATTTTATCTATAGCTCCAATAATCTAGAAACAGGTTCAATTGGATTTAATAAGACTGGAAAAGCTGTTATATCACCTGTTTATTGTATATTTAATTCGAAAAAAGCAAAAGACAGCCAATTTATAGGTATTTTGTCCGCTCGTAAAGAATTTATTTCTGAAATGGTAAGATTTCGTCAAGGTGTGGTTTATGGTCAATGGAGAATACATGAGTCTGATTTTTTAAATATTAATATCCGAATACCTAATGATAAAGAAAAGCAATTAATTATTTACTTATTTGAAAACATAGACAATACTCTCGTTCTTTATCAACGTAAATTAGACCAATTAAAAAACATGAAACAAATTTTACTACAGAATATGTTTATATAA